Proteins co-encoded in one Kocuria flava genomic window:
- a CDS encoding Mrp/NBP35 family ATP-binding protein — MSEHSPAPRTDDPLSPGDLHPQLRAALDRVLDPELRRPVTELGMIRAAELDAAGRARVHVLLTISGCPLRGTIEHDVREAVGAVAGVRSVDVELGVMTPEQRAALKQRVGHTRTVPFAEPGSLTRVHAVTSGKGGVGKSTVTVNLAAALAAQGRSVGIVDADVHGFSVPGLLGVDRGPTQVEDMILPPVVEVPAEARSGPRAGVLKVISIGMFVDPQQPVAWRGPMLHRAVEQFLTDVHFGDLDHLFLDLPPGTGDVAISVAQLLPSAEVLVVSTPQQAAVEIAERSGALALQTGQSVAGVVENMAGMPLPDGGVLELFGSGGGQRIADSLTARLGHDVPLLGSVPLDLALREGGDTGRPVVWSAPDSPAGRALRAVADRLGAPRGLAGRPLGLSPR, encoded by the coding sequence GTGTCTGAGCACTCCCCCGCCCCCCGCACCGACGACCCGCTCTCCCCCGGCGACCTGCACCCGCAGCTGCGCGCGGCGCTGGACCGGGTGCTCGACCCGGAGCTGCGCCGGCCCGTCACGGAGCTCGGGATGATCCGCGCGGCGGAGCTCGACGCCGCCGGCCGCGCCCGCGTGCACGTGCTGCTGACGATCAGCGGCTGCCCGCTGCGCGGCACCATCGAGCACGACGTCCGGGAGGCCGTCGGCGCGGTGGCGGGCGTGCGCTCCGTGGACGTCGAGCTCGGCGTCATGACCCCGGAGCAGCGCGCGGCCCTCAAGCAGCGCGTCGGGCACACCCGCACGGTGCCCTTCGCCGAGCCCGGCTCGCTGACGCGGGTGCACGCGGTGACCAGCGGCAAGGGAGGCGTCGGCAAGTCGACCGTGACCGTCAACCTGGCCGCGGCGCTCGCCGCGCAGGGCCGGTCGGTCGGGATCGTCGACGCCGACGTGCACGGTTTCTCCGTCCCCGGCCTGCTGGGCGTGGACCGCGGCCCCACGCAGGTGGAGGACATGATCCTGCCGCCGGTCGTCGAGGTCCCGGCGGAGGCGCGCTCGGGCCCTCGGGCCGGTGTGCTCAAGGTCATCTCGATCGGGATGTTCGTGGACCCGCAGCAGCCGGTGGCCTGGCGCGGGCCCATGCTGCACCGCGCCGTGGAGCAGTTCCTCACCGACGTCCACTTCGGGGACCTGGACCACCTGTTCCTGGACCTGCCGCCGGGCACGGGCGACGTCGCCATCTCGGTGGCGCAGCTGCTGCCCTCCGCGGAGGTCCTGGTGGTCTCCACCCCGCAGCAGGCCGCCGTGGAGATCGCCGAGCGCTCCGGCGCGCTGGCCCTGCAGACGGGGCAGTCCGTCGCCGGGGTGGTCGAGAACATGGCGGGGATGCCCCTGCCCGACGGCGGGGTGCTGGAGCTCTTCGGCTCCGGCGGCGGGCAGCGGATCGCGGACTCGCTCACCGCGCGCCTGGGCCACGACGTGCCCCTGCTCGGCAGCGTGCCGCTGGACCTGGCCCTGCGCGAGGGCGGGGACACGGGGCGGCCGGTGGTGTGGTCGGCGCCGGACTCCCCGGCGGGCCGGGCCCTGCGCGCGGTCGCCGACCGGCTGGGCGCGCCCCGCGGCCTCGCGGGACGCCCGCTGGGTCTCAGCCCGCGCTGA
- a CDS encoding O-methyltransferase, with amino-acid sequence MGADKTTSWSYAEAFAAEDELAYRARERSLALRIPPVTPGTAAALTVLAATARPSTVVEVGTGAGVSGLALLRGLPPTAVLTTIDADIRALRAARETFREAGVPTNRTRTIPGRASLVLPRLTAGAYDMVVLDADPEGTLHYAEEAVRLLRPGGLLVVNDALHQDKVAQPANREENTRTMRAVHRLFREDERFSSALLPTGSGLLLAVRR; translated from the coding sequence ATGGGCGCGGACAAGACGACGAGCTGGTCGTACGCCGAGGCGTTCGCCGCCGAGGACGAGCTCGCCTACCGCGCCCGCGAGCGCTCCCTCGCCCTGCGGATCCCGCCGGTCACCCCCGGCACGGCCGCGGCGCTCACGGTGCTGGCCGCCACGGCCCGTCCGTCGACCGTCGTGGAGGTCGGCACGGGGGCCGGGGTCTCCGGGCTGGCCCTGCTGCGCGGACTGCCGCCCACCGCCGTGCTGACGACCATCGACGCGGACATCCGGGCCCTGCGCGCGGCCCGCGAGACGTTCCGGGAGGCGGGGGTCCCGACCAACCGCACGCGCACCATCCCCGGGCGGGCGTCGCTGGTCCTGCCGCGGCTGACCGCCGGGGCCTACGACATGGTCGTGCTCGACGCCGACCCCGAGGGCACCCTGCACTACGCCGAGGAGGCGGTGCGGCTGCTGCGCCCCGGCGGGCTGCTCGTCGTCAACGACGCCCTGCACCAGGACAAGGTCGCCCAGCCGGCCAACCGTGAGGAGAACACGCGCACGATGCGCGCCGTGCACCGGCTGTTCCGCGAGGACGAGCGCTTCAGCTCCGCGCTGCTGCCGACCGGCTCCGGGCTGCTGCTGGCCGTGCGGCGCTGA
- a CDS encoding DUF3117 domain-containing protein, with the protein MAAMKPRTGDGPMEVTKEGRSLIMRVPLEGGGRLVVELKPDEAAELRECLAGVTA; encoded by the coding sequence ATGGCGGCCATGAAGCCGAGAACCGGTGACGGACCGATGGAGGTCACCAAGGAGGGGCGCAGCCTCATCATGCGCGTTCCGCTCGAGGGCGGCGGACGGCTCGTGGTCGAGCTGAAGCCGGACGAGGCCGCCGAGCTCCGGGAGTGCCTGGCCGGCGTCACCGCCTGA
- a CDS encoding DivIVA domain-containing protein — MSGLLLALTGVVLVLTVVAVVLLGRDRPPAWTSPRGVRPEPAPTAPLLLPEHPAPEDLRRLAFSVRRRGYDPAEVHAVLEHLARLLPPAEPGAGR; from the coding sequence ATGAGCGGACTCCTCCTCGCCCTGACCGGCGTCGTGCTGGTGCTCACCGTCGTCGCCGTGGTGCTGCTCGGCCGCGACCGCCCGCCCGCCTGGACCTCGCCCCGGGGCGTCCGGCCGGAGCCCGCGCCCACGGCGCCCCTCCTGCTGCCCGAGCACCCCGCTCCCGAGGACCTGCGGCGCCTCGCCTTCTCCGTCCGCCGCCGCGGCTACGACCCGGCGGAGGTCCACGCCGTGCTCGAGCACCTCGCCCGGCTGCTGCCGCCGGCGGAACCGGGCGCCGGCCGGTGA
- a CDS encoding amino acid ABC transporter ATP-binding protein, translating to MPHATPPAAPDRPSGGTGAPLVRLSRVNKHFGDLHVLRDIDLEVARGEVVVVIGPSGSGKSTLCRAINRLEPIDSGEILVDGVPLPAEGRALARLRADVGMVFQSFNLFAHKSVLQNVTLGPVKVRGRSAPEAREQAMRLLTRVGVADQAQKLPAQLSGGQQQRVAIARALAMEPKVMLFDEPTSALDPEMINEVLDTMVSLAKQGMTMIVVTHEMGFARKAADRVVFMADGQIVEQAAPEEFFANPRSERAKDFLGKILGH from the coding sequence ATGCCGCACGCCACACCGCCCGCCGCCCCCGATCGACCGTCCGGCGGCACCGGTGCGCCCCTCGTCCGCCTCTCGCGCGTGAACAAGCACTTCGGCGACCTGCACGTGCTCCGGGACATCGACCTGGAGGTCGCCCGCGGGGAGGTGGTCGTGGTGATCGGCCCCTCCGGGTCGGGCAAGTCGACCCTGTGCCGGGCGATCAACCGCCTCGAGCCCATCGACAGCGGCGAGATCCTGGTGGACGGCGTTCCCCTGCCCGCGGAGGGCCGCGCCCTGGCGCGGCTGCGCGCCGACGTCGGGATGGTCTTCCAGTCCTTCAACCTCTTCGCGCACAAGTCGGTGCTGCAGAACGTGACCCTCGGACCCGTCAAGGTGCGCGGGCGCTCCGCCCCGGAGGCCCGGGAGCAGGCCATGCGCCTGCTCACCCGCGTGGGGGTCGCCGACCAGGCGCAGAAGCTCCCGGCGCAGCTCTCCGGCGGGCAGCAGCAGCGGGTGGCCATCGCCCGGGCGCTGGCCATGGAGCCGAAGGTCATGCTCTTCGACGAGCCGACCTCCGCGCTCGACCCCGAGATGATCAACGAGGTCCTCGACACCATGGTCTCCCTCGCCAAGCAGGGCATGACGATGATCGTCGTCACCCACGAGATGGGCTTCGCCCGCAAGGCCGCCGACCGCGTGGTGTTCATGGCGGACGGCCAGATCGTCGAGCAGGCCGCCCCGGAGGAGTTCTTCGCGAACCCCCGCTCCGAGCGGGCGAAGGACTTCCTGGGCAAGATCCTGGGCCACTGA
- a CDS encoding glutamate ABC transporter substrate-binding protein, protein MRSSKPLGVAAMAAAAALTLTACGGGDSGGEGGGESTAGGSGESVRIGIKYDQPGLGYRDGDEYTGFDVDVAEYVAGELGYSEDQIEWVESPSANRENMLANDQVDMIFATYSITDARKETVDFAGPYFVAGQDLLVREDDSSIQGPEDLEGKNLCSVTGSTSAQKVKDDHPGANLVEQPGYADCLTALESGQVDAVTTDDIILAGLASTDANQGKFKVVGNTFSEERYGVGLPKGSDRCQAVNDAITKMIEEGAWEEAVTENTEGADYEYNRELNPPTPEPCA, encoded by the coding sequence ATGCGCAGCAGCAAGCCCCTCGGAGTGGCCGCGATGGCCGCGGCCGCGGCCCTGACCCTCACCGCCTGCGGAGGCGGCGACAGCGGCGGGGAGGGCGGCGGGGAGAGCACCGCCGGCGGCTCCGGGGAGAGCGTCCGGATCGGCATCAAGTACGACCAGCCCGGTCTGGGCTACCGGGACGGTGACGAGTACACCGGCTTCGACGTCGACGTCGCGGAGTACGTCGCCGGGGAGCTCGGCTACTCGGAGGACCAGATCGAGTGGGTGGAGTCGCCCTCCGCCAACCGCGAGAACATGCTCGCCAACGACCAGGTGGACATGATCTTCGCGACGTACTCGATCACCGACGCCCGCAAGGAGACCGTGGACTTCGCCGGCCCCTACTTCGTGGCCGGCCAGGACCTGCTGGTGCGCGAGGACGACTCCTCGATCCAGGGGCCGGAGGACCTCGAGGGCAAGAACCTGTGCTCGGTCACGGGCTCGACCTCCGCCCAGAAGGTCAAGGACGACCACCCGGGCGCGAACCTCGTCGAGCAGCCCGGCTACGCGGACTGCCTGACGGCACTGGAGTCCGGGCAGGTGGACGCCGTGACCACGGACGACATCATCCTCGCGGGCCTGGCCTCCACCGACGCCAACCAGGGCAAGTTCAAGGTCGTGGGCAACACCTTCTCCGAGGAGCGCTACGGCGTGGGCCTGCCCAAGGGCTCCGACCGGTGCCAGGCGGTCAACGACGCCATCACCAAGATGATCGAGGAGGGCGCCTGGGAGGAGGCCGTCACCGAGAACACCGAGGGCGCCGACTACGAGTACAACCGGGAGCTCAACCCGCCGACCCCGGAGCCCTGCGCCTGA
- a CDS encoding amino acid ABC transporter permease yields the protein MSEYLNDFASLFDQYDVLGAFWVNIRLTFFAAIGSMLLGSLVALMRISPIASLRLAGTGYVNLFRNTPLTIILVFLVLGVWSQLGINLSEDFARNFFLYAVVGLSLYHAAFVCEAIRSGVNTVPVGQAEAARAIGLSFLPAARLIVFPQALRGAITPLGNTLIALTKNTTVAAAASVTEISALMKTMIEFRPDVIIAVFLTVALGFVLLVVPVGLLTTWASRKLAVKR from the coding sequence GTGAGCGAGTACCTGAACGACTTCGCGAGCCTGTTCGACCAGTACGACGTGCTCGGCGCCTTCTGGGTCAACATCCGGCTCACCTTCTTCGCCGCGATCGGGTCGATGCTGCTGGGCTCCCTGGTCGCGCTGATGCGCATCTCCCCCATCGCCTCGCTGCGGCTGGCCGGCACCGGCTACGTCAACCTGTTCCGCAACACGCCGCTGACGATCATCCTGGTGTTCCTGGTCCTGGGCGTGTGGAGCCAGCTGGGCATCAACCTCTCCGAGGACTTCGCCCGCAACTTCTTCCTCTACGCCGTGGTCGGGCTGAGCCTCTACCACGCCGCCTTCGTGTGCGAGGCCATCCGCTCCGGGGTCAACACCGTGCCGGTGGGCCAGGCGGAGGCGGCCCGGGCGATCGGGCTCAGCTTCCTGCCCGCCGCCCGGCTGATCGTCTTCCCGCAGGCGCTGCGCGGGGCGATCACACCGCTGGGCAACACCCTGATCGCGCTCACCAAGAACACCACGGTCGCGGCCGCCGCCTCCGTCACGGAGATCTCCGCGCTCATGAAGACCATGATCGAGTTCCGCCCGGACGTCATCATCGCGGTCTTCCTCACGGTGGCGCTCGGCTTCGTCCTGCTCGTCGTCCCGGTGGGCCTGCTCACCACCTGGGCCTCCCGGAAACTGGCGGTGAAGCGCTGA
- a CDS encoding amino acid ABC transporter permease encodes MASSTARNVLFDVQGPRARRTTLVLNLVGVLLVAALAWVVLGRLADQGQLTAEKWAPLVTARTWENFLLPGLWQTLRAALLAVVLSIAFGLVFGLGRLSQPAIVRLVSTVVVEFFRAVPVLVMMIFFYLGLGRADLVEPANVPFWAVVLGLMFYNGSVIAELIRSGVHQLPRGQREAGLAIGLTPARSLRLIELPQALTAMLPSLVSQFVVILKDTALGYIITYPELLASGRRLGSGDGNILQTLFVVALVFVLINYLLTLLADRLSRFLSYRTAGRTKPAEGPVAAAAAQD; translated from the coding sequence ATGGCCTCCTCGACGGCACGCAACGTCCTCTTCGACGTCCAGGGGCCGCGGGCCCGGCGGACCACCCTGGTCCTCAACCTCGTGGGCGTGCTGCTCGTGGCCGCCCTCGCGTGGGTGGTCCTCGGGCGGCTGGCCGACCAGGGCCAGCTCACGGCCGAGAAGTGGGCGCCCCTGGTCACGGCCCGGACCTGGGAGAACTTCCTGCTGCCCGGGCTGTGGCAGACCCTGCGGGCGGCGCTGCTGGCCGTGGTCCTGTCGATCGCGTTCGGCCTGGTCTTCGGGCTGGGCCGGCTCTCGCAGCCGGCGATCGTGCGCCTGGTCTCGACGGTCGTCGTCGAGTTCTTCCGGGCGGTGCCCGTGCTGGTGATGATGATCTTCTTCTACCTGGGTCTGGGCCGGGCCGACCTGGTCGAGCCCGCGAACGTGCCCTTCTGGGCCGTGGTGCTGGGCCTGATGTTCTACAACGGCTCGGTCATCGCCGAGCTCATCCGCTCCGGGGTCCACCAGCTGCCCCGCGGCCAGCGCGAGGCCGGGCTCGCGATCGGGCTCACCCCGGCCCGGTCGCTGCGGCTGATCGAGCTGCCGCAGGCGCTGACGGCGATGCTGCCCTCCCTGGTCAGCCAGTTCGTGGTGATCCTCAAGGACACCGCGCTCGGCTACATCATCACCTACCCGGAGCTGCTGGCCAGCGGCCGCCGGCTGGGCTCGGGCGACGGCAACATCCTGCAGACGCTGTTCGTGGTGGCGCTCGTCTTCGTGCTCATCAACTACCTGCTGACCCTGCTCGCGGACCGGCTCTCCCGCTTCCTCAGCTACCGCACCGCGGGCCGGACGAAGCCCGCCGAGGGCCCCGTGGCGGCCGCGGCCGCCCAGGACTGA
- the dapD gene encoding 2,3,4,5-tetrahydropyridine-2,6-dicarboxylate N-succinyltransferase: protein MTASDSRPASGLGLATVVASGPKEGTVLDVWYPAPSLSDAVDTSLDADLRRAATADPDRNVRAEIVETVVDLAAAPADAADAYLRLHLLSHRLVRPNTVNLDGVFGLLANVAWTDRGPVLAEELTVALLRMKASAGHVTVHSVDKFPRMVDYVVPSGVRIGDANRIRLGAHLAEGTTVMHEGFVNFNAGTLGQSMVEGRISAGVVVGDATDIGGGASIMGTLSGGGKERITVGERVLLGANSGVGISLGDDCVVEAGLYVTAGTLVQVHDDGARSTAKASELSGVPNLLFRRNSLTGAVEVLPRAGRTVELNAALHAN, encoded by the coding sequence ATGACTGCTTCCGACTCCCGTCCCGCCTCCGGTCTCGGCCTGGCCACCGTGGTGGCCTCCGGCCCCAAGGAGGGCACCGTCCTCGACGTCTGGTACCCCGCCCCGTCCCTGTCGGACGCGGTGGACACCTCCCTCGACGCCGACCTGCGCCGGGCGGCCACCGCCGACCCCGACCGCAACGTGCGCGCCGAGATCGTGGAGACCGTCGTCGACCTGGCCGCCGCGCCCGCCGACGCCGCCGACGCCTACCTGCGCCTGCACCTGCTCTCCCACCGCCTCGTGCGCCCCAACACCGTGAACCTCGACGGCGTCTTCGGCCTGCTCGCCAACGTCGCCTGGACCGACCGCGGCCCCGTCCTGGCCGAGGAGCTGACCGTGGCCCTGCTGCGGATGAAGGCCTCCGCCGGGCACGTCACCGTGCACAGCGTGGACAAGTTCCCGCGCATGGTCGACTACGTCGTGCCCTCGGGGGTGCGCATCGGCGATGCCAACCGGATCCGGCTCGGCGCCCACCTGGCGGAGGGCACCACGGTGATGCACGAGGGCTTCGTGAACTTCAACGCGGGGACGCTGGGCCAGTCGATGGTCGAGGGCCGGATCAGCGCCGGGGTGGTCGTGGGCGACGCCACGGACATCGGCGGCGGGGCGTCCATCATGGGCACGCTCTCCGGCGGCGGCAAGGAGCGGATCACGGTCGGCGAGCGCGTGCTGCTCGGCGCGAACTCCGGGGTGGGGATCTCGCTGGGCGACGACTGCGTCGTCGAGGCCGGCCTCTACGTCACCGCGGGAACCCTCGTGCAGGTCCACGACGACGGCGCCCGCTCGACCGCCAAGGCCTCCGAGCTCTCCGGGGTCCCGAACCTGCTGTTCCGCCGCAACTCCCTCACCGGGGCGGTGGAGGTCCTGCCGCGCGCCGGGCGGACCGTGGAGCTCAACGCGGCCCTGCACGCGAACTGA
- the galE gene encoding UDP-glucose 4-epimerase GalE, translating into MKILVTGGTGYIGSHTVLALLEAGHDVVVADNLSNSSRTSLDRVEELAGRRVAAFERTDLLDAAGLDALFAAHRPEAVIHFAGLKAVGESAEKPLWYYRTNVAGTLNLLDAMAAHGCRSIVFSSSATVYGAPEEMPLTEKQPMDAQNPYGRTKEHIEDMLVDLAASDPAWSVALLRYFNPVGAHPSGRIGEDPTGVPNNLLPFIAQVAVGRRPALRVFGDDYPTPDGTGVRDYIHVVDLAEGHLRALDRITGRPGVHTWNLGTGRGHSVLEVHAAFERASGRTVPYEVVDRRPGDAAVSYADPSAALADLGWSAERDLDTMCRDHWNWQRSNPQGYDG; encoded by the coding sequence ATGAAGATTCTCGTCACCGGAGGAACCGGCTACATCGGCTCGCACACCGTCCTGGCCCTGCTCGAGGCCGGCCACGACGTGGTGGTCGCGGACAACCTCAGCAACTCGTCGCGCACCTCCCTGGACCGGGTCGAGGAGCTCGCGGGGCGCCGGGTCGCCGCGTTCGAGCGGACGGACCTGCTGGACGCCGCCGGGCTCGACGCGCTCTTCGCCGCCCACCGGCCGGAGGCCGTGATCCACTTCGCGGGGCTGAAGGCCGTGGGCGAGTCGGCGGAGAAGCCGCTGTGGTACTACCGGACCAACGTGGCGGGCACGCTGAACCTGCTCGACGCGATGGCCGCCCACGGGTGCCGCTCGATCGTCTTCTCCTCCTCGGCGACGGTCTACGGCGCCCCGGAGGAGATGCCGCTGACGGAGAAGCAGCCCATGGACGCGCAGAACCCCTACGGGCGCACCAAGGAGCACATCGAGGACATGCTCGTGGACCTCGCCGCCTCGGACCCCGCGTGGAGCGTGGCCCTGCTGCGCTACTTCAACCCCGTGGGCGCCCACCCCTCCGGGCGGATCGGGGAGGACCCCACCGGCGTCCCGAACAACCTGCTGCCGTTCATCGCGCAGGTCGCGGTCGGCCGGCGCCCGGCGCTGCGGGTCTTCGGGGACGACTACCCCACGCCGGACGGGACCGGGGTGCGCGACTACATCCACGTGGTGGACCTCGCCGAGGGCCACCTGCGGGCCCTGGACCGGATCACCGGCCGCCCCGGGGTGCACACCTGGAACCTGGGCACCGGCCGCGGGCACTCGGTGCTCGAGGTGCACGCCGCCTTCGAGCGCGCCAGCGGGCGCACCGTGCCCTACGAGGTCGTGGACCGCCGTCCCGGCGACGCGGCGGTCTCCTACGCGGACCCGTCGGCGGCGCTGGCCGACCTGGGGTGGTCGGCCGAGCGCGACCTCGACACGATGTGCCGGGACCACTGGAACTGGCAGCGCAGCAACCCGCAGGGCTACGACGGCTGA
- a CDS encoding IS110 family transposase has product MSEQPQPAVFVGLDVGKSDHHAVAVTAAGKTVYDKALPNDETRLRAILTDLAAAHGPVLMVVDQPATIGALPVAVAEGTDGVQVAYLPGLAMRRIADLHPGTAKTDARDALIIAEAARTMPHTLRDIQVDEAQIAELAVLAGFDDDLATQITATSNRLRGMLTQIHPALERVLGSRVTHPAVADLLSRYPTPAKLAAAGRGHVRARLKKHAPRLAETLTEEIFDALGQQTVVVAGTEAAATVVPILAGQLAGLIHQRATVAAQVEALVEAHPLCPVLTSMPGIGVRTAARILTEVVGKDFRDAGHLASYAGIAPVTRRSGTSIRGEHAAKGGNKRLKRALFLSAFASLNHPPSRAYYDRKRAQGKRHNQAIIALARRRTDVLFAMLRDGTLYQDPTEPQNTSPVALAA; this is encoded by the coding sequence ATGTCAGAGCAACCACAACCGGCGGTGTTCGTCGGCCTCGACGTCGGCAAGTCCGACCACCACGCCGTGGCGGTGACGGCTGCGGGGAAGACGGTCTACGACAAGGCCCTGCCTAACGACGAGACCCGGCTGCGGGCCATCCTCACCGACCTGGCCGCGGCCCATGGGCCGGTGCTGATGGTCGTGGACCAGCCGGCCACGATCGGGGCGTTGCCGGTGGCCGTCGCCGAAGGCACCGATGGCGTACAGGTGGCCTACCTGCCCGGGCTGGCGATGCGCCGGATCGCCGATCTGCACCCGGGCACGGCCAAGACCGACGCCCGCGACGCACTGATCATCGCCGAGGCCGCCCGGACCATGCCGCACACCCTGCGCGACATCCAGGTCGATGAGGCCCAGATCGCCGAACTGGCCGTGCTGGCCGGCTTCGACGACGACCTCGCCACCCAGATCACCGCCACCTCCAACCGCCTACGGGGCATGCTCACCCAGATCCACCCCGCCCTGGAACGGGTCCTGGGATCGCGGGTGACCCACCCGGCGGTCGCCGATCTGCTCAGCCGCTACCCGACCCCGGCCAAGCTCGCCGCGGCCGGCAGGGGCCACGTGCGGGCAAGGCTCAAGAAGCACGCACCCCGGCTGGCCGAGACCCTCACCGAGGAAATCTTCGACGCTCTGGGGCAGCAGACCGTGGTCGTGGCCGGCACCGAGGCCGCCGCCACCGTCGTGCCGATCCTGGCCGGGCAGCTGGCCGGCCTGATCCACCAACGGGCCACGGTGGCCGCCCAGGTCGAGGCCCTCGTGGAGGCCCACCCTCTTTGCCCGGTCCTGACCTCGATGCCCGGGATAGGGGTCAGGACCGCCGCGAGAATCCTCACCGAGGTCGTCGGCAAGGACTTCCGAGATGCCGGGCATTTGGCCTCCTACGCCGGGATCGCCCCGGTCACCCGAAGGTCGGGAACCTCGATCCGCGGCGAGCACGCCGCCAAGGGCGGCAACAAACGCCTGAAGCGGGCACTGTTCCTCTCGGCCTTCGCCTCACTCAACCACCCACCCTCGAGGGCCTACTACGACCGGAAACGCGCCCAGGGCAAACGCCACAACCAGGCGATCATCGCCCTGGCCCGCCGACGGACCGACGTCCTGTTCGCCATGCTGCGCGACGGCACCCTCTACCAAGACCCCACCGAGCCCCAGAACACGTCACCGGTGGCCCTGGCCGCTTGA
- a CDS encoding citrate synthase has protein sequence MTESAQATKTAQLAYEDGRALELPVLDATEGNKGYAISNLLKETGNVSYDPGFVNTANARSAITYIDGANGILRYRGYPIEELAKHSSFIETAYLLIYGELPTPEQLSDFDTRVRRHTMVHEDLKSFFNGFPRNAHPMPVLSSAVSALSTFYADSLDPFDQEQVEISTIRLLAKVPTLAAYAFKKSKGEPLLYPQNDLDYTQNFLRMCFGVPAEDYEIDPAMAKALDVLLMLHADHEQNCSTSTVRLVGSSHANMFASVSAGINALYGPLHGGANEAVLAMLNRIQQEGIEPEAFMEKVKNKETGVRLMGFGHRVYKNYDPRARIVKDYAHEILQKLGGNDEQLEIAMRLEEKALADDYFVERKLYPNVDFYTGLIYKAMGFPEKMFTVLFAIGRLPGWIAQWREMIEDPETKIGRPRQLYVGEAERHYPRG, from the coding sequence ATGACTGAGTCTGCACAGGCGACCAAGACGGCCCAGCTCGCGTACGAGGACGGCAGGGCGCTCGAGCTGCCCGTCCTGGACGCCACCGAGGGCAACAAGGGCTACGCCATCTCGAACCTGCTGAAGGAGACCGGCAACGTCTCCTACGACCCGGGCTTCGTGAACACCGCCAACGCGCGCTCCGCGATCACCTACATCGACGGCGCCAACGGGATCCTGCGCTACCGCGGCTATCCCATCGAGGAGCTCGCCAAGCACTCCAGCTTCATCGAGACGGCCTACCTGCTGATCTACGGCGAGCTGCCCACTCCCGAGCAGCTGAGCGACTTCGACACCCGCGTCCGCCGCCACACCATGGTCCACGAGGACCTGAAGAGCTTCTTCAACGGCTTCCCGCGCAACGCCCACCCGATGCCGGTGCTCTCCTCGGCCGTGTCGGCCCTGTCCACCTTCTACGCGGACTCCCTCGACCCGTTCGACCAGGAGCAGGTCGAGATCTCCACGATCCGCCTGCTCGCCAAGGTGCCGACCCTGGCGGCCTACGCCTTCAAGAAGTCCAAGGGCGAGCCGCTGCTCTACCCGCAGAACGACCTCGACTACACCCAGAACTTCCTGCGCATGTGCTTCGGCGTCCCCGCCGAGGACTACGAGATCGACCCGGCCATGGCGAAGGCCCTCGACGTGCTGCTGATGCTGCACGCCGACCACGAGCAGAACTGCTCGACCTCGACCGTGCGCCTCGTCGGCTCCTCCCACGCGAACATGTTCGCCTCCGTCTCCGCGGGCATCAACGCCCTCTACGGCCCCCTGCACGGCGGCGCCAACGAGGCCGTGCTCGCCATGCTCAACCGGATCCAGCAGGAGGGCATCGAGCCCGAGGCGTTCATGGAGAAGGTCAAGAACAAGGAGACCGGCGTCCGCCTCATGGGCTTCGGCCACCGGGTGTACAAGAACTACGACCCGCGCGCCCGGATCGTGAAGGACTACGCCCACGAGATCCTCCAGAAGCTCGGCGGCAACGACGAGCAGCTCGAGATCGCCATGCGCCTCGAGGAGAAGGCCCTGGCCGACGACTACTTCGTCGAGCGCAAGCTGTACCCGAACGTCGACTTCTACACTGGCCTGATCTACAAGGCCATGGGCTTCCCGGAGAAGATGTTCACCGTCCTGTTCGCGATCGGCCGCCTGCCCGGCTGGATCGCCCAGTGGCGCGAGATGATCGAGGACCCCGAGACCAAGATCGGCCGTCCCCGGCAGCTCTACGTCGGCGAGGCCGAGCGCCACTACCCCCGGGGCTGA